GTGGAGGAAAAGCACCTCCTCGGCACCGAGAAGGCGGGCCTGGTCGAGACCGAAGGAGGCCACGGAGCGGCTCTCCTCCGTTCCGTCGAGGGCGATCAGGACCTTGCCGACCCGTTCCAGTCCGGGACGGACGACGAGGACGTTGCAGGGAGCATAGGGGACGACCTTGGAGGCGACGCTTCCGAGGAGGAGGCGCTCCCATCCCGAGAGACGGCGATGTCCCAGCAGGATGAGGTCGACGCCCAACTCCCTGGCCCTGCGGACGATGACCTCGTAGGGCCGGCCGGTGATGATCTTGACCGTCCAGGGAAGGGACTCCTCCTCCTCCAGATTGGCCCGGACCATTTCCTCCACTTTGCCCAGGACCTTGGCCTCCACCTCGCCGCGGGGATCGGCGGCCTCGTCGAACTCGGCGGCCAGAACGGGATATTCCACTTTGGAGTCGACGACGTGGAGGATTTCGAGGCTTCCCGATCCCTCTCTCGCGGCCCAGTCCAGGGCCTGGCGTATCACGAGGGGACTGGCTTCGCTTCCGTCGACACAGGCGAGAATCTTGTCGAATTTCATGACATCCCTCCTCTCTCCACTGAACGGGCCCCCCTCAACGATCGAGGAACTCGATGATGGCCCGGCAGAATTGGGGCAGATCGTCAGGCCTGCGGCTGGAGACCATGTGGCGATCGCACACGACGGGCTCGTCGAACCAGAGGGCGCCGGCGTTGACCAGATCGTCTCTGATGCCCGGCGTCGACGTGCAGCGGAACCCCCGGACGATGCCCGCCGAAATCGGGATCCATCCGGCGTGGCAGATATGGGCCACGAGCTTGCCCCTCTCGTGAAAGGCCCGGGTCAACTCCAGGACCTCAGCGATGCGGCGCAGCTTGTCGGGAGCGAAGCCTCCGGCAAGGACCAGCCCGTCGAAATCCCCTTCGGCGACGTCGGTCAGGGCCACGTCACTCCTGGCGGGATAGCCGTTCTTGCCGCGGTAGAGCTTCCCGGCCTCGGGGGCGGCGACGACGACTTCAGCCCCCTCCTCGACGAGCCTGAGCTTGGGATACCACAGTTCCAGGTCCTCGTAGACATCCTCGACGAACATGAGAACCCTCCGACCCTTCAAACGCATCACGGCCTCTCCTCCTTTCCCTCCTCAGCGCAGGAGACGCTCCTCCCGAAAAGGGGAACCTTCTCCAGCAGCTGCTCCAGCCGCCGCTGTCCTCTCAGTCGCCTCCAGCTTTTCCAGATCTGGAGGGAGGCGAAATCGTTATCCAGAATGCCGATCGCGGCGTTGAGGCTGCCGACGGCATCGAAGATCTCCTGGGGAAAGAAGAGGATCCGGTCCGTCTCGCCCGGAGCGGGACGGGAGGGAGCGAAGAGAAGGGCGCCCCTCTCACCGACGAAACGGGTGATGACGAACTCTCGGCAGCCGGAGATGTCGACGAGGGCCGAGAAACGCTCCCGCCGGCTGTAGCCCCTCTCCTGGAGGTGGACCTGACCGTCGAAAGCCCGTTCGTAGGCCAGGCTGTCCAGGTAGGGCCGAAGGCGCATGAGCCCTCTCACCTCGGCGAGAAAGGCCTCCTCCGAGGGAAGGTTGAGCTTGGCCGCTTGCATCCTCCCTCCGGAAGCGTAGTAGGCCTGCCAGAGGGAATCGGAAAGATCGCACTCGACGCCGCTGGACCCGTCACGAAAACCGAGCAGAACCCCGGCAAGAGCGATCATGAGGGGACGCAGCCAACGCTCGGGGTCGATCAGTCCCAGCTCGCGGACGAAAGGCATGGCGGCCATCGATCCCCGTGCCTCCTGGGCCGTCAGCTCCACGGCGGGCCAGGGGCTGTCCCCGGAGAGAAAGCGTTCCAGCAGGGGACGCTCCTTCTCCCCCAGGGGGAAGGTATGTCTCACTTTCGCGTGGATCGCGCCGTGGGGGATGTAGGCCAGCCACAGCGTCTCCCGCTTCGAATCGGGCAAAAGGCGGCAGTCCGACTCCTCGACGACGAAGCGGGTGCGGTGAAGACGGCTCTGCATGACCCGAAAGGCCTGCCAGAAAAGGCTCTGCACGGCGACGGAGGAGAAAAACTGGGACAGAAGGGAACGCAGCGCCCCGTCGACTTCCTCGACGGAGAACTCCCGGCTGGGCCCCCGACCGCCCAGGACGACGGGGCGGGAGGACTCGAACCAGCCGAGACGGACGTTGCGGCGCTTCCGCGATTTGCCGTTGAGGAGGACGATCCAGGGCGTCTTTTCTCCGGCCAAAATCCGCAACGTCAACTCTTCGGCAAGAACAACCTCAGCCAGCACCTTGGCACGCTCCATCGGTCCACCTCCTTTCCGGTCGATCGCTTCCGATCGATCTTTTCGCATAGAATAGGGGGACTCCGCATCGGAAAGGACGTGACCGCTTTTGAAGAGATTCCACCCCGCAGCGCTCGCCCTCATCGCCGTCATCCTGGTCTGCCTCGTCACGGGCTACCATCTTTTCCAGAAGGCGATGGCCCGTTCCGAAGCCATCGTTCTCGTCAAGGAAAAGGCCCTGTCGCCCGAATACCTCCGGGCCTGGGTCAAAGAGGAGGAGGCCCGAGGACCGGTCAAGGTCACGGGATGGGGCGTCGTCGAGGGAGAACAGGCCGGAACCTTCATCGTCAGCTTCACCGTCGATCGCAAAGAGACCGAGAACGGCTCCGGCGGCGAGGAGGGATTCTGGTTCCGCGTCGACAACGCCACGAAGACCGTCCAGGCCGTCGCACCCAAGGGATCGAGCTACTGAAGCGCTCCTTAGGGGGCGGCGCTCCCCCTTCCCTCAAGAAACGGGCCCCGAGGCGCCCGGCCTCCCCACGAGAGGCGTCCGAGCCCCTTTATTATAGCCCACGAGCCCTCGCCTTCCAGCGCAGGAGCGGGGAAAAGGGAAATTTCCACCGGGCCTGTACGGAAGGAGCCTGATCACTCTGAAAACGGGAAGAGACTCACAGGACACCTGGGACCTCATCGTCATCGGAGGCGGGCCGGCCGGCCTTTTCGCCGCAGCCGAGGCCGCCGCAGGGGGGGAGAGGACGCTCCTCGTCGAAGGCAACGGGGAGACGGGCAAAAAGCTCCTCCTGACCGGCAAGGGGCGATGCAATTTCACCAATGCCGGTCTGTCGGCCCAGACGCTTCAGGAACCCTTCGGCCGGAAGGGGCGGTTCCTCCACACCGGGCTGGCCGCCTTCGGCCCCGAGGCCATCTGCCGTTTTTTCGACGAACGGGGGCTGGCCTCCGTCGTCGAACGGGGCAAGCGGGTCTTTCCCGCCTCGGGCGACGCACGGACCGTCCGCGACCTCCTCGTCGAAGAGGCGCGGAGACAGGGCGTCACCATCAGGACAAACCACCTCGTGCGGGAACTCCTGAGAGAGGACCGACGGATCGTCGCCGTCAGGACCTCCAAGGGAGAACTGAGAGCCCGACGGATCATCGTCGCCACGGGCGGCTGCAGTTACGGCCGGACCGGTTCCCGCGGCGACGCCTTCGGCTGGGCCCGAGAACTGGGCATCGACGTCGTCCCTCCCCGACCGGCCATCGTCCCCATCCGCACCGCCGAAAGCGGGGCCCTCAATCTCGACGGGCTGATCCTCCGCAACGTCGCTCTGGCCCTTTTCGTCGGAGGGAAGAAGACCGACAGTCGCTTCGGCGAGATGCAGTTCACTCCCTTCGGCATCAGCGGTCCCATCGCCATGGACCTGGCCCGTAACGTCGGCGAAGCCCTGGAGGGAAACGACGACGTCACCCTCTCCATCGATCTCAAGCCGGCCCTCGACGCCGCAAAAATCGACGCCCGACTGATCCGCGACATCGAAAAGCGAAAGGGCTATCCCTTCTCCTCCCTTCTTGCGGGACTCCTCCCCCGGGAGCTGATCGCCTCCTTCGTCGACCTCGCCGCCGTCGCCGTCGACCGTCCCCTCAACGGCATCACGAAAGAGGAGCGGCAGAGGATCGCCGCTCTCCTCAAAGGCTTTCCCCTGACGCCGACAGGGCTTCTGGGCTTCGATTGGGCTCTCGTCACCTCCGGCGGCATCTCCCTGAAAGAGCTCGATCCCCGGACGATGCGGGCAAAAGCCTGGGAGAACCTCCACTTCGCCGGGGAAGTCATCGATCTCGACGGCCCGACAGGGGGTTACAACCTCCAGGTCTGCTGGAGCACGGCCTTTCTGGCCGGCCGCGGGGGGACACGGTAAAATCAACGCAAAAATCACGAAAAATAGCTCGGGAACACATCCCTCACCTCTTGATCGGCAGAAAGACACCTTCTAAACTGAGGTCCGAAAGCAACTTCATCTGGGGGGGAACGGTGTGGAAGACGCTATCAGCTACGCCTTTGACCTTGAACGGTACACGACACCGGAACGATTCGAAAAGATCAAGGCCTTCGCCGCCGATAAGGAGACGCCCTTCGTCGTCGTCGACATCGACAGGATCTCCGAGAAATATGACGAACTCCGTCGTCTCCTGCCTTACAGCAAGGTCTACTACGCCGTCAAGGCCAACCCCCACGACGAGATCCTCAAGATGCTCATCGGCAAGGGATGCCGATTCGACATCGCCTCCGTCTTCGAGCTGGACCAGATGCTCCGCCTCGGCGCCAGAGCCGACGACATGAGCTACGGCAACACCATCAAGAAGGCCCGCCACATCGCCTACGCCTACGATCGGGGCATCCGCCTCTTCGCCACCGATTCCGAGGAGGATGTCCGCAAGCTGGCCGAAAACGCCCCGGGCTCGCGCGTCTTCTTCCGCATCCTCACCGACGGCAGCGGCGCCGACTGGCCCCTGTCGCGCAAGTTCGGCGCCCACCCCGACACGATCTACCGCCTCATTCTCCTGGCCGCCGAGCTGGGCCTCGACCCCTACGGCATCTCCTTCCACGTCGGCTCCCAGCAGCGCGACATCGGCCAGTGGGACCACGCCATCGCCACCTGCCGCTATCTCTTCGACGCCGCGGCCCAGGAGGGCGTTCGTCTGCGCATGATCAACCTCGGCGGGGGCTTCCCGGCCAGCTACGTGGCGCCGACGCACGACATGGAGCTCTACTGCCGCGAGATCACCCGATTCCTCGAAGAGGACTTCGGCGACCACGCCCCGGAGATCCTCATCGAGCCGGGACGGTCCCTCGTCGGAGACGCCGGGATCATGGTCAGCGAGGTCGTCCTCGTCTCGAAGAAATCCGAGTTCAACCAGTACAGCTGGGTCTATCTCGACGTGGGCAAGTTCGGCGGCCTCATCGAGACCATCGACGAATCGATCAAATACCCCATCTTCGTCGACCGCGAGAGCGCGACGACGAAGCAGATCATTCTGGCCGGCCCCACCTGCGACAGCATGGACATCCTCTACGAGGACACCAAGTACGAGGTCCCCGGCGAAATCACCGAGGGCGACCGCGTCTACATCTTCACCACCGGCGCCTACACGACGAGCTACTGCTCGATCAACTTCAACGGTTTCCCCCCCCTGAAGGCCCACATCTATCGGGGCTAGCAAGAGGACAGAGCACACGAAGGAGGAGAGGGGCCGTCGGCCCCGCTCCTCCTTCGTGCTTCCCCCTTTTCAGGAGATTCCCAGATACGAGGAGTCTGTCGGACCTCCCTGGAAAAAGTCGATTCAGCCTGATCGATAAAACTAAAGTTCTATTCTCAATAACGAATAACTTCTTTTAGGCGACACGAAAGGGCATCGATCCACGATCGTTAGACCAGGCCAGACAGACTTCTAGAGCTGGACGCCCCGATCCTTGTGGACAACCTTCCCGTCGATGAAGGTCGCGGCGGCCACGGTCCGGTAGTGGAGGGGATCGCCCGTCCAGAGGACCAGATCGGCCCGCTTGCCTTCGTCGAGGCTTCCTAAGGTCTCGGCGAGACCCAGGTGTTCGGCGGCGTTGATCGTCAGGGCGGCCAGGGCGTCGTCGGCATCGAGGCCCGCCCGCACCGCCTCGGAGGCCTGGGCCAGGATGAAGCGGATGGGGATGACGGGATGGTCCGTCGTCAGCGAAAGACGGACGCCGGCAGCCACGAGACGGGCGGCGTCGCCGATTTCCAACTCGGCCAACTCCAGCTTGGGCCGCGACGAAAGGGCCGGACCGTAGGCGACGGGAATCGCCCTCCCGGCCAGGATCGGGGCGATGCGGAGGCCTTCCGTGCCGTGTTCGAGGGTGATGGAGAGGCCGAACTCGTCGGCGATGCGCAGGGCCGTCATCATGTCGTCGGCCCGATGGGCGTGAACCCGCAGCGGCACCTCGCCGGAGAGGACGGAGAGGAGGGCCTCGGATTTGACGTCGAGCTCGCCCTCACGTCCCTTCTTCCCCTTGGCCTGGAGGCTTTCGCCGTAGCGACGGGCCTTCAGCAGGGCCTCCCGCAACGTGGCGGCCACGGCCATCCGCGTCGACGGCGCGGCCTTCTGGGCTCGGTAGACGTTCTTGGGGTTCTCGCCGAAGGCGGCCTTCATGGCCGAAGGCGCCCGGCGGATCATGGCGTCGACGACGGTCCCCTCCGTCCGGACGACGGCCCCCTGACCTCCGATGACGTTGGCGCTGCCCGGAAGGATCTGCACCGTCGTCACCCCGGCCCGGCGGGCCTCGGAAAAGGCCCTGTCCGCCGGATTGACGGCATCGACGACGCGCAGATGGGGCGTGACGGGACTGGTCATCTCGTTGCCGCTCCCCTCCTCCTCGGGAGCGCCCTCCTCCCAGAGTCCCAGGTGGGTATGGACGTCGATGAGTCCCGCCGTGACCCAGAAGGGACCGGCATCGATGACGTGACAGCCCCTCTTTTCGGCATCGAGGGCCTCCTCGTCGGAAAGGCGTCCCACCACAAGACCTCCGTCGAGCAGAAGATGTCCCCGTTCCCTTGTCCTCCGTCGAGGATCGCACAGAAGGCCGTTGCGCAGAAGAATTCCCGTCACGGCAAAGCTCCTTTCTCTCCCTTAAACGACAGGCCCCGATCTCCGGCGAACCGGGCCGAAGACGCTGCCACAAAGGCCCCACCACAGGCACAGGAGGCTCCTTCCAGGCCCCCGCCATGTCGGTGACAGCCCGAACCCGGACGAGAGGTCACGCCCGAACCCCGTCACGCCTCAAATGACCTCTTTGACGAAGGCCTCGAGCGACACGAGACAGGTCTTGAGAAAATCGGCGGCGCGATCGTCCGTCACGCCGCCGGCGAGGTCGAGGTCGAGCTCCAGATGGGGGTCTCCGTCGTCGTCGATGTAGGCCCTCGAAAAACGTTTGCCCTGATTCCAGGCGTTGACCCGCCGCAAGGTCGCGTCGGTATCGGTCCAGCCGCAGTGAAACTGGAGGGACTCTCCCCCGTCGAGGACGAAAAGCTGGGCACGATAGCCCATGATCTTGAAATGGCAGACCCCGTTCGGCTCGTCCGCCTCGGGCCTGTATCCCTCGCGGGCCAGCAGTTCTCTGGCCTGATGAAGCGTCATCTCCCGCCGGATCAGGCTCGAAGCCGATGCCGGAGCCGAAGCAAGGACCAGGGCCAGAACCAACAGAAAAGCGGCGGCAGGGAAAGACACAGGTCGTCTCATCGCAAATCCCTCCTCGATCGTCAGCGGGCCCGAGGCCCGTCGCGGCAAAAACCGGGGGCCCATCTCCTTTTCCAACCGTCGCAGGCCCGATAGGACCGCTGAAGGCTCCGCTTCCGCTGGCCCTCCTCTCTTTCGGTTCCCCCGTTCCAGGAGGACCGTCAGGGTCGAGTCTTCTCCCTCCTCCACTCCTCGCGGAGGAGGGAGAAGACCCACTGGTCCTGATGACGCCCTCGGGCCCATTCATAGGCTCGCAGCGTCCCTTCGAGCGTGAAGCCCATTTTTTTGAGGAACCCCCAGGAAAGGCGATTGCCCACGGTGACGAAGGCCTCGACGCGATTCAGGTCCATCGTCTCGAAACCGTGTTCCAGGGCCGCCGAAACGGCCTCTCCCATGAAACCCTGGCGCCAGTAGAGCGAATCGAGCTCGTAACCGATTTCGGCCCTGTGGTGTTCACGCCTCCAGTTATGAAAGCCGCAGGTGCCCAGGACGGTTCCTCCGTCGCGCAGACAGACGGCCCAGCGGATGCCCAGTCCCGCCCCGTGGAGTCCTCTGAGCGTTTCGATCATCTCGCAGGTCTGCTCCATCTCCGTAAAGGGGTCGAGAACCATGTACTCGATGACGCGGGGATCGGTCCATATCTCGTTAAGGCGTCGGGCCTGGCCGGGATCGAGGGCCTTCATGTCCAGCCGCGCCGTCGAGATCTCGGGGAAAACTCCTTCCAGGGATCGTTGCCTTTCCATCGTTTTCGCCTCCGGGAAAAGTAGAAATGACTCCGGACGGGCCGGGCATGGAGCGACGAAGGAATCAGAGGTTCTGAGTGATCGAGGCCTCAAGTTGGCTGAAGAACTCCTCCAGGGTCAGCACGCCGTTGCCGTCGTAGAAGGCGATGCCCGTCTTGAGAACCAGGAAGGGGCCACTTGCCGCCTCGAGACCGAAGACCTTGGGCTTGAATTCCAGGGCCATCTGCTTCAGTCGCGACGAAAATTTCCGTGCTCCCGCCTGAGGCGTCTCCGGCAGCAGAGCCAGGAGCTCCTGCGGTCCCAGACGGAAGAGCGGCTCGGAATCGCGCAGCGTCAAGGCGACCTCACCCAAGAAGAGGTCGAAGATCTCCTGCCGTTGGGCCTCGCCGAGAGAAAGCTGAAGGGGACCGATCTGGTCGGGGCGGATCAGAACGGCCGAGAGCCATCGCCGGTAGCGACGGGCCCGGGCCAGCTCCTCGGCGGCGCGGAGAAGCCCTCTCTCGCGTCCTTCCACCTTGTGGGGTACGGGCTCGGGATCCCGATCGGCTTCGACTTGAGGCACCGGCGAAGGGAGCTGCTTTTCGACGAGCAGGGCAAGAGCCATCCCCTGGGCGCGGAGAAGATCGTAATCCCGATCGCCCAGGGAGAACCTCCCCTCGGCGAGGATCCTTCCAAAGAATTCCGTCGTCGTCTGCCCCGACGTCGCCGCCAGGGCGAGAGCGGCCTCATTGGCCAGGAAGGTCGTCTCCTCACCCGATCCGACGTCGAAAAAGGCCGGGAGAGGGAGCGTTTCAAGGAACGACGTGACGGGAAGGGCCGGCGGGCCCTCTTTCTTTTCGACGATGGGGGGGCGGAAGGACGGGGCCGAGCGGGAAAGGGACAGGATCAGTCCCGTCGCCAGGAGAGCCAGGCCGATCCAGCTCCATGCCGCTGAGGTGCCCAGGTAGGAGGGAAGAGCCGTCAGGACGATCCCCTGACAGAGACACTGAAGGGCGGAACGGGAGAGAGAGAGGCCCTTCAGGCGGGACAGGAGGTCGCCTACGGCCAGAAAAACATAGGCCACCAGGAAGGCAATCCAGAGAGCCGGCGCCCCTCCGGGCGCCTCGGGTCCCTCCCCCCCGAAGAAGACGAGCAGGACGACGAGAAGGAGGGAGAGGGAGGGAGGCACGGTCAGAAAATCCCAAAGACCGGGCCGCTCAGGAGAGGAAGGCTTCAACCCTCGTTGCCTCCCCGGATCCTACGGCAGCGGCGATTGCCGCGACCGCGACAGATCTTGCCGCAGGGGGCCACATCGACGCTCTCGTCGGAAAGGCAGCGGCGACATTCGGCGCAGACGCCGGCGATCTCGAAGGTCTGAGGCAGAAGAATGAAACCGCTTCCCTCCATCCAACTCCGGACGAGGGCCTCTTTCTCCGCCTCGTCGGGAAGGTGGACCGTCTTGCCGCAGAAGCGACAGTAGAGATGGACGTGCATCCTCTCGTCGGGAACTTCGTAGCGGCTGAACCCCTCTTCGAGGCTGATGCGGTTCAGCATGCCGAGGCCCACGAGCAGCTCCAGCGTACGGTAGACGGTGGCGAACCCCACCGTGCCGTCCCGTTCCTGGACGAGATCCATGAGTTCCCTGGCGTTGAGATGACGTCCCAGATTGTCGAGAAGGGTTTCGATGATGACCCGCCGCGGCGCCGTGAGACGCAGACCCTCTTCCCGAAGGCGCTCCAGATAGGCGGCCAGCTTGTCGGCTTCCTCCATGACCGTTCAGAGCTCCAGGACCGTTCCGGCGGCGGCCCACCGGACGTCGTGAAGAACCCGTTCCATGGCGCAGAGCGCCTCAAGGCCCGTACAGTGGCAGGGACGCCAGAGGGAGACCTCATAGGCCGCAAGGGCCTCGATCACCCTCTCGACGAAAGGACGATCCTGTCCGGCCATGTGCATCCCGCCGGCGACGGAATAGAAGCGCCTTGTCCCGAAGGTGCGCGCCACCTTTTCGAGGATATTGGCCGCCCCTCCGTGGGCACAGCCGAAAAGGACCGAATACCCCCCGGGTCCTCGGAGCACCAGTGAAAGGTCATCGGCCATGGGGTCCGGCCCCGTTCCCCTTTCGTCGCGCAGAAGGAGCCGGGGCGTCGAAGGGACGAGGGCCCGATCACGCTCCTCGGGGGAGGTCGTCACGGCCCAGAGGCCTTCGACGATTTCGACGACGCCCTCGACGGGGCGGAAATCGACGGCGTGGCGCGAAAGCTGGCAGCCGACGAACGAGCGCTTCCCGCCCCGGTAGGCGATCTTCTCGCCCCAGAGGGCGGGATGTCCGTAGAGGGGGAAAGAGCCGAGAGAGGCCAGCCGGGCAAGTCCGCCCGTGTGGTCGGAATGGCCGTGGCTGGCGACAACGGCGTCGACGGCACCCAGATCGACGCCCAGAGTCGCCGCGTTGGCCAGGAGAGCCCTCCCGGCGCCGCCGTCGAAAAGCAGCGTTCCCCGAGGGGTCTCGATGAGGACCGAAAGGCCGTGTTCGGCCAGAAGGTCGCCACGACCACAGTGATTGTCGACGAGAAAGCGCAGCATCATGGCCGATCCCCTCCGTAGAAGACGATTTCGCCGTCACCGGGATAGGAGAGGCGGTAACGGACGGTGATCTCCGCCGAAGCCCCTCCTTCGAGAGTCAGCTCCCACGAGAGCCGTCCCTCTTCGTCCCGTTCCGTCGGTTCCGTCGAAAACTCGACCGATTCGACCTTGACCTTCTCGTTGGCGCTCACGGGCAGGCGATCCCGTACGGTCACGACCTGGGCCCGTGCCAGGCTGCTCGAAAGGACGAGGCGATAGCCCCTCTCGAGACGCCCCCGTCCCGTCCAGGCGCTCCCCTGGCGGGGAAGGATCTCTTCGCGAAGGACCTTGACCAGCGGTGACTGGCCGAAGGGAAGGTCGAGCTTCTGTCCGGCGCCGCGCTCGGAGATGAAGGTCCTCCCCGTTGGGCTCCCGTCGACGAAAAGTTCGGCCTGCCCGGCAAGAAGGGCCCGGTCGAGTCCGTCCGTCTTCCAGAGAAGCCAGGCCCGGGGCGACAGGTCGCCCCACAGGGTCAGGTCGGTCTTGCCCGCCAGGGAAAAGGTCTCGAGCTCGACGCGGACATCCGTGCCGTCGCCAGGAGCCTCGGTCTCCGCCGTCAGGACGACGTCCGTCACCGATTCGCGCCGCTCCCTTTCGTTCCCGTAGGAATCGAGGAGAACCGAGGGAGCCGAGGAGAGGGCCTCCATCCTCTTCGCCGCCCTAAGGGGCACGGCCACGTCGACGACGAGAGGGGGCAGTTCGGGCAGGTCGAGGTCGTTCCGCGGCGTTCCCGAGTGGAAGGCCACCTCGCCCCGCCAGGGCAGACCCGTCCTCTGGCTCAGGAGCCCGTCGAGACGCCAGTGCGTCTCCCCCGTCGAGGCGGCGAGATCGAGACGGTAAAGGGGACGCCAGGAGGCATGGGAAGACCAGCCCCTGACGACCACCTCTCCCTCGCCCCTCGTCGAGGCCGAAAAGATCAGGACCGATTCCACCTCGGGACGGCGCGAGGCGAGCAGGGCCTCCAGGGCTTCGCATTCGGCGAGGGCCGTCTTCTCCAGATCGGCCGTCTCGAGCAGGCGGAGCTCGAGCCCCTCGCGTTTTCTCTGAGCCCTGTCGACGAAGGCCTCCAGGTCGGCCCCGTCCTTCGCCTCGGGCAGCGCCTTTTCGAGATGGCCCGCGGCCTGCCTCAGGGCCGCCGACCGGGCGCGAAGGAGCTGAACCTGGGCCCGGGCGCGGTCGACTTCGTCGCGCAGGGGTCCCAGCGCGGGGGGCAGCCACCCGGGAGAGGGGCGCTCCTCGACGGTCCAGCGCAGCACCTCGGCGCCTCGGGATGTCACCGTCAGGGAATCCCGATCGAGCGTGGCCGGAAGCTCCAGCACCATCTCCTCCTCGGCCGGGAAGGAACAGGTGATCCAGGCGCCGCCGCCGTAGACATCAGCCCGGTCGACAACGACCTCGCCGGCCAGGGCCGGCGAAAAAGCCCCAAAGAACAGGAGACCCGTCAACAAAAAGGCGATCACAGCAGATCCCTTCCTTTCAAACCCGTCAGGAGAGAGGTTCTCCACCGCTCAGGTCCGTCTCTCCCTCGAAAAGAACGGTCTTCTCGTGGCGATAGCCGGGAGAGCAGATACAGAGAAAACGCAGGCCTTTCTCTCCGGCCGCGATGCGATGGCGACTTTCGGGAGGAATGAGCACGGCCTCGTCGACGGAAAGAGGCCGGGACCATCCCTCCACCTCCATCGTACCCGATCCTTCCAAAACATAATAGATTTCGAAAGTCCCCCGATGAAGGTGAATGATCGTCGTCTCGCCGGGGGCCACCGTCGCCTCGGCCAGGCTGTAGGGAAGGCCGGCGGCGACATCGGGATGAAAGATCTCGACGATGGACGATGCGTCGAGGGTCCGGTAGGCCCTGCCGTCGGCGGGGCTGAAAAAACGGGGTTCCATCTCCAACTCTCCTTTCAGGACAGGGCGATCGCCTCGACCAACCGTCGGACGATCAGATCCCTCTGAAAAAGCAGCACCGATCCGTGGGCGCCCGGCACCCGGTCGAGAGGGGGACGCCCCAGGGCCCGCCAGAGATCGACGCCGCAACGATAGGGAACGACGGGGTCCCAGCGGGTCAGGATCATTCGGACCCTCTCCCTCCCCACGAGAGGAGCGAAGGTCAGGGGATCGACGAGGAAAGCCGCCGAAGAGGGCCGGACGGAACGCCAGCCCCTGAGGGCCACCTGCTCCAGGTAGGCCCCGTAGGAAGCCGCTTCGACGAGGGCGGCGGCACGAAGGGCCGTGCCGCCGACGGGCAGGAAGAACCGCGCCGTGCCATGGCGGACGATGGAGGAAAGACCGCCGCCCGTAACGGCCAGGAGCCCTCCGTCGAGGGCCCCTTCCAGAGCCAGGGCGATGGTCCCCACCATTCCTCCCAGGGAGACGCCCAAAAGGCCCACCTTACCGTAGCGTTCCCGCCCCCATCGCGCCAGGGAGCGCACTTCGCTGACGGCCCCGTGGGCCACGGACAGAGCCTCGGCGACGGAAAGACGGGACATCCCGCCCAGGGCCGGGCCTCGTGCCCGGGGACCGTGGCCGGGAAGGAAGAGCAGGGCGCAGGCGACGCCCCTTTTCTGGAGCCCCCGGACGACACGTCCGTAAAGGCGCCAGAGAAGGCCCTCTACGGCGATGCCGTGAACGAGAACGACGAACGCCTCCCCTTCCGGCCAGAGGGCGGCCGAAGAGGGCAAAAGCGGGATTCCGCCCAGAGAGGGG
The DNA window shown above is from Aminithiophilus ramosus and carries:
- a CDS encoding universal stress protein, with translation MKFDKILACVDGSEASPLVIRQALDWAAREGSGSLEILHVVDSKVEYPVLAAEFDEAADPRGEVEAKVLGKVEEMVRANLEEEESLPWTVKIITGRPYEVIVRRARELGVDLILLGHRRLSGWERLLLGSVASKVVPYAPCNVLVVRPGLERVGKVLIALDGTEESRSVASFGLDQARLLGAEEVLFLHVVEEVTEATHTYWGSFTVGPEYYARARNVAEANMDRLLSDLSKEREGDLPLCRSRVEVGRSHATIIDKAEKEKADLVIVGDRGVGSALEGFLLGSVSAKVVRYSPASVLVYRLPTGGKS
- a CDS encoding type 1 glutamine amidotransferase domain-containing protein, translating into MRLKGRRVLMFVEDVYEDLELWYPKLRLVEEGAEVVVAAPEAGKLYRGKNGYPARSDVALTDVAEGDFDGLVLAGGFAPDKLRRIAEVLELTRAFHERGKLVAHICHAGWIPISAGIVRGFRCTSTPGIRDDLVNAGALWFDEPVVCDRHMVSSRRPDDLPQFCRAIIEFLDR
- a CDS encoding BaiN/RdsA family NAD(P)/FAD-dependent oxidoreductase; translation: MGGGPAGLFAAAEAAAGGERTLLVEGNGETGKKLLLTGKGRCNFTNAGLSAQTLQEPFGRKGRFLHTGLAAFGPEAICRFFDERGLASVVERGKRVFPASGDARTVRDLLVEEARRQGVTIRTNHLVRELLREDRRIVAVRTSKGELRARRIIVATGGCSYGRTGSRGDAFGWARELGIDVVPPRPAIVPIRTAESGALNLDGLILRNVALALFVGGKKTDSRFGEMQFTPFGISGPIAMDLARNVGEALEGNDDVTLSIDLKPALDAAKIDARLIRDIEKRKGYPFSSLLAGLLPRELIASFVDLAAVAVDRPLNGITKEERQRIAALLKGFPLTPTGLLGFDWALVTSGGISLKELDPRTMRAKAWENLHFAGEVIDLDGPTGGYNLQVCWSTAFLAGRGGTR
- a CDS encoding type III PLP-dependent enzyme — translated: MEDAISYAFDLERYTTPERFEKIKAFAADKETPFVVVDIDRISEKYDELRRLLPYSKVYYAVKANPHDEILKMLIGKGCRFDIASVFELDQMLRLGARADDMSYGNTIKKARHIAYAYDRGIRLFATDSEEDVRKLAENAPGSRVFFRILTDGSGADWPLSRKFGAHPDTIYRLILLAAELGLDPYGISFHVGSQQRDIGQWDHAIATCRYLFDAAAQEGVRLRMINLGGGFPASYVAPTHDMELYCREITRFLEEDFGDHAPEILIEPGRSLVGDAGIMVSEVVLVSKKSEFNQYSWVYLDVGKFGGLIETIDESIKYPIFVDRESATTKQIILAGPTCDSMDILYEDTKYEVPGEITEGDRVYIFTTGAYTTSYCSINFNGFPPLKAHIYRG
- a CDS encoding amidohydrolase; the protein is MTGILLRNGLLCDPRRRTRERGHLLLDGGLVVGRLSDEEALDAEKRGCHVIDAGPFWVTAGLIDVHTHLGLWEEGAPEEEGSGNEMTSPVTPHLRVVDAVNPADRAFSEARRAGVTTVQILPGSANVIGGQGAVVRTEGTVVDAMIRRAPSAMKAAFGENPKNVYRAQKAAPSTRMAVAATLREALLKARRYGESLQAKGKKGREGELDVKSEALLSVLSGEVPLRVHAHRADDMMTALRIADEFGLSITLEHGTEGLRIAPILAGRAIPVAYGPALSSRPKLELAELEIGDAARLVAAGVRLSLTTDHPVIPIRFILAQASEAVRAGLDADDALAALTINAAEHLGLAETLGSLDEGKRADLVLWTGDPLHYRTVAAATFIDGKVVHKDRGVQL
- a CDS encoding YbjN domain-containing protein, with the protein product MRRPVSFPAAAFLLVLALVLASAPASASSLIRREMTLHQARELLAREGYRPEADEPNGVCHFKIMGYRAQLFVLDGGESLQFHCGWTDTDATLRRVNAWNQGKRFSRAYIDDDGDPHLELDLDLAGGVTDDRAADFLKTCLVSLEAFVKEVI
- a CDS encoding GNAT family N-acetyltransferase — encoded protein: MERQRSLEGVFPEISTARLDMKALDPGQARRLNEIWTDPRVIEYMVLDPFTEMEQTCEMIETLRGLHGAGLGIRWAVCLRDGGTVLGTCGFHNWRREHHRAEIGYELDSLYWRQGFMGEAVSAALEHGFETMDLNRVEAFVTVGNRLSWGFLKKMGFTLEGTLRAYEWARGRHQDQWVFSLLREEWRREKTRP